The sequence CTTATTCCTGATAGAACTCATGAAAATGATAATAACGGTGAATGGGGCAGGTGGTTACTTGACTATGCTAAGCAGGGATACGGAGCAGACATTCAAGGACTCATCTACTCTGATGATGAGGGTCGATCTGATTGGTTCTATCCAGAAGATCAAGCAAACCTGGAATTTGTAGTATTGCAACGTAACGCTGTAGTTGATATTAGCGCAACCCAGCTACGAGAAGCAGTTGCAATTGGAGATTTTACTACTTATGCTGCTTATACACATGTTAATACGCATCACCGTTTCGAGGAAATTCAGCATTACTTATGGCAGCACGAATACTATCAACAATTAAGACAATAATATGTACAGTAAATTTAGGGAGTTGAATAACTGTGTTCGACATTACCAGGAAAGCTAGGGCTATCCCTCACAAATTTAAGGAAAGCGGAAAATTGCAGGTACAGCCTTATGGAAATAGCGAGCGCTTAGTTATTCCAGTTTGCCGCAAGAAACTCGAGGATTATCATATCTACGTTCATAAAGAATGGGAAGGAAATGGTTTCGGTCACTCAAGTTTAATTATTATCTGGGAGATTGCAACAAGTACTGCATATGTAGTAAATACATCAACTACATTCAGTGAGATGGTCAGATATTTGGAGCAGGCCCAATTGGGTAAGCGAAAATAATTCAATAACTCCGGAATCCGTTCATTTAGATTAAGTATTAGTAGAGATACTGATGCGGGTCTAAAATGAGCGGATTTTTACGTTTTAAATCTACAATATTATAATTTTAAAGTCCCTTAATGGTCGTATTAAATATAATATTAGTAGAGAAAGATAAGATAATTAAAGGGGGTGGCAACATGAGAGTTTTAAAAAAGGTCGCAGAGGAAGTACAGCTAATTCTTATGATTGTCGGTAACGGAATTAGAAGACACGGAGCAGGAATATTTGTTCTTATGGATAACGAAGTTGTTCATTCATATGAAGTGAGGGGTAAAAATGGAGAGATAGTCATATTCCGTGTCCTGTTCAGTCCAGAAAACCTTGACTTTCAAGTTGAGCCATCGCCTAGGGCAGCTATAGATTCATCAAATTTACAGAAAACTGTTGAGGATTTGATCTCCGGGGCTTTTTCCAGAAGTTCACTGTTTAAAACACACGTTTAAGGGAGATTTCTATGAGACTTCATTTTGAGTTCGGATTTCATGTATCACGTTTATCTGAAGAATATTACGGTGGCACTGATGAGTTTGTGGGTCAGCTTAATCGATACCTAGCTGATATTTTAGGTAATACTTCGTATAAAGTAGTTTTAACATCCAGTGACATACCTATCTTCAGAAATAAAGGTTACATTGAGTCCGATTTAACATCGGTTGATGATATTGATAATGCTTTTAATGTGATGCACATGTATTTAATGTTCAGTCATGAGTTAGCTGCGCACGATATTTGCACGGCTGAACGAGTCAGATACGATTTTTGATATATGCTCAAGCATATAGTCTATAATATAAAATAGCACTAAAATTAATCGAAAACATTCTTCACTTAGAAAGGCAAGCAGAACATGTATTAATGTGATTGGAGGTGCATCTGTAATATGTATTGGATGAAATCTGTACGCTACGTCGGTATTATTAGGTGCATCTGACGCCATCTGATCTGACAATGGCGCGGATCAAATAATGATGCGTTATGCATGGGATAATAGTGTCGGAATACTTCGATGATATCTGTGTATGGGAAAATGAACTCGCTTCTAAAAATATTTCCCGCAAGAATAAGAAGAAAATTTATGATCCACTTAAGGATCGGTATTACAAGCACCGTAAGGTACTTCGGGGACGTCCTCGAGTTATGAAAGAAACAAAAGTTAACCGAAAACTCGTGCAAGGTGAATTTCGCACTCGAATGAAGAATTATCTTTATCACGATTGCGAATTGTCTGTTGTACCTCACGAGTACAGAACTTACGGTTGGAGAACTTGGTAATACTATTATGTCTAGCGGTCGCTATTTGACCGCTTTATTTCACTTATTATTGAGGGGGATTTTTAATGAGTTACAATGAATTTCTGGTTATGAGTGCTAAAGAATTTATTGATGGACATTTTGAAAACTATATTGCTGAGCGTAAAGCTTTGGGTAATGATTTTATCGCTTACCTGAATGAGCAGTACGAACGTGGATACGTTAAAGAAGGTAGCGATCTAGGTGAGATTTTCTTCGCTAATATCGGAACCATTTACTTCGAATTTACTAAAACTCCACTAGGGAATGAAGTATCACGTAAAGAAATGTTCCCTTACTTTACTCAATTCGCTAAGCAATTTGTTTTACAAGCCGCTATCTCAGCTATCGAACTGATCAATATGCGATTGACTGAAGTTTCCGAATCACTAACACATGACGTGAAGTACTATTCTAATATCGATCATGATTGGTCAGATTTTACACACTATCCCGATTTCAAGTTGGCGGAAGGTTTCGAATCTATTGACGACAACATTAATGAATTGAAGGAATACCTGAGTATCAAGGATGAAATTCTTGATGTCGCATTGGGTCGGGTAACTGTTAAGGAGATAACTATTAAGGAGGTTTAATAATGTTTATCTGCGAACCTTGTTTACATGAGAACTTTACAAACGTTGGATTTGCGCAGAGCCGTGGTAATTGTGAGTACTGTGGTAAAGCTGCTAATTGTTATGATATTGCGTCTAAGTTTTTGGAACCTGTTAATCGTCTTAACCCTTTCTATGTCCATGACATGCAGGGTTATCATTATCTAAGTGTTCCTGACACATTACCAGAGAACTATTACTGGAATGAAGATAATTTGCTTACATTTAAGGGTAAGCTGTTGATTTATAACGGCGAATACGTTCAACGCTACGGCGAACATACTCACTAACACCATTGGAGGACATCATGTTAAATGTGAATACGGTAATATATGATATTGTAAGACCCAAATACGGCGGTGCTTTGGTAGTAGGGTATTTGGTTAAGAATGAAAGTACGGGTGTTATTGTTGGTAAGACTCATGATGAAATCATCGCTGAGTTCTACAACGGTTTCATGTACTGTAACTTTGGTAATATGGACGCAGGTGGTGTATTCTTCCCTGGAAGTTCACGCATGATTTACGAAGAACAAGCACATGATTTCCAACTTTCGAAAAAACTACAGCTTAATCTGGATTCGGCTGAACCTGAGGGAATTATTGTTCAGGGCTATCTGAAAGTTGATGGACTACAGCCTCCTGAATCACAGCTGAATAAATAGAGGTGGTCACCTTATGTTTAAGAAGGATGTAAAGGTGGGCGAAGAGTATTTTTGTCAGTATGGGACTGCAGATTCACATATAATTCGATGTGAAGGATTAAACGGTCACTTTGAAAATTATATTCGTGCCAAAAGCCGATATCATTATAAAACATACGATCTTGATGCTAAGCAGATAATCCCTAATCCCAAAAAACTACAGAATATCTACTGGCAGATTATCACATATGCTAACGCGTACTTGGAGAATCCTTTATGTCTTGTCGAAGTACCTGAGACTATTCAAGTTGGAGCACATAATGTTGTGATTCACTCTGTTGAGGGTGACAATATGTGCATTTTCGATTCTTACGGGATCTTACGTCATTATGACATTCGGAAATATCACGAAGTTGTTGAGGATCGTATCTTGACCTATGGTGAGCAG is a genomic window of Paenibacillus pabuli containing:
- a CDS encoding adenylyltransferase/cytidyltransferase family protein, with product MTKYSNLLYTGRFQPPHLGHCSVVDKGLELAEKVIIGIGSSQIDGIQSPFTIRNPLPAELRAKLWHDIYGDSVVTVLIPDRTHENDNNGEWGRWLLDYAKQGYGADIQGLIYSDDEGRSDWFYPEDQANLEFVVLQRNAVVDISATQLREAVAIGDFTTYAAYTHVNTHHRFEEIQHYLWQHEYYQQLRQ